One Lampris incognitus isolate fLamInc1 chromosome 14, fLamInc1.hap2, whole genome shotgun sequence DNA window includes the following coding sequences:
- the LOC130124288 gene encoding protein shisa-like-2A yields MSAQCTGYYNADSVFMAGFSCPTPGNEGYALFCCGFNDTKYCCDDPNSFFPYEFGYMWWLSIGALVGLFVAVVVLLAFLITAGVLCYLFITTKPSRLDSGLPLTALDPSEGPSNSSAFLPTGPQGFRKHFMSRKLDCDNQSPDPERLFQRCFMASVTSVKMESSS; encoded by the exons ATGAGCGCTCAATGCACCGGCTACTACAATGCGGACAGTGTGTTCATGGCCGGCTTTTCCTGTCCCACACCTGGAAACGAGGGCTATGCCCTATTCTGCTGCGGATTTAACGATACCAAGTACTGCTGCGATGACCCCAACAGCTTTTTCCCATAcgaatttggatatatgtggtggCTGAG TATTGGGGCGCTGGTAGGTCTCTTCGTTGCAGTGGTGGTCCTCTTGGCCTTCCTCATCACCGCAGGTGTCCTCTGCTACCTCTTTATCACCACCAAACCCAGTCGACTTGACAGTGGTTTGCCCCTCACAGCACTAG ATCCCAGTGAAGGACCCAGCAATTCGAGCGCATTCCTCCCCACTGGTCCACAGGGATTCAGAAAACACTTCATGAGCCGAAAACTGGACTGTGACAACCAGTCGCCTGACCCTGAACGTCTATTCCAGAGGTGTTTTATGGCCTCTGTTACCAGCGTGAAAATGGAAAGTTCTTCATAA